The sequence below is a genomic window from Ipomoea triloba cultivar NCNSP0323 chromosome 2, ASM357664v1.
CCTCTTTTGCAAGATGTTGATGTTACAATTAATCCCTCAAGTGTTACTGCACTGTTGATGAGACCATCTGATGGAAATGCTGGAGTAAAAAAGCTTTTAAATCTTCCAAATTTAGATTCTTTAGATGTGCATGGCCTAGGTCCTTCCAAAGAGACATTTGAGAAAAGCAACACTGCAGCTAGCCAAAGATTACTACATGAGCATAAGGGCACATTCGTGCATGGTGATTGCAGTGATGCAAAGTCAGGAGAAGAGGAAGTCGTGAATCATAATGATGGTGATAGAGGCCAAGTGCTACAAGCTGCACAGGTGGTTATGAACATGCTTGATGTGACTATGCCTGACACACTTAAAGAAGAACAAAAGAAGAAGGTAAAGCCTATCCATCAATTCTAACCTCATGGTAATTTGTATTGTTCGCTTCCCCCTAAATTGAGCTTCATTATGTCACTGAAAATGTCTTCAACATTAGTCATATTACAATTGTATGATTGTATTGAACAGTCCTTTGATTTTTTGCATTCATGCGCAGGTCCTGACTGCTGTTGGTCAAGGAGAGACATTGATAAATGCTTTGCAAGGTGCTGTACCTGAAGATGTTCGTGGGAAGCTTACCACAGCAGTTTCTGAAATTGTTCATAATCAAGGTTCTAACTTGAAACTAGATGGACTCCTGGCTCTTGGATCCATTCCTTATGTAACATCAAGGTCAAAATCAGCTGTCCAAGAAAAGGTTAGAGGAGGTTCTAGTGCAGAAGTTGAAAATGAATCTTTACATTCTTCAGATGGGGTGAAGGCTGGCAATTTGCAAAATAGTTCAAACAAGGGTGTATCTAGTGCAGACAATCGCCTTGAGGAACTAGAATCAGAATGGCAGGCTTCAGAGAATTTGCAAAAATCAGATGATACTGGTCAGTCTCAACCAATGAACAGCTCTTCTTCTATGGAAAAGGAGGAAATGACTGATTTGGTAGACAATAATGAAAATGCAGATCATTCTGGGGGTAAAACTGTTCTGGATTCTGGTACCAAGGAAAATGAATCAAAAGCAGGAGCAGAACCAGAGAGTTCAAACTTTTCTGAAGGGGCGAGTGCCATTGAGAATATGGACTCTGAGAAATACAAAATGCAGCTAGATGGTGGAAAGAATCAGATGGACTTGAAAGAAGAGAGTTATAATCattcaaaagaagaaaatgttgcTGATTCTTCTGGTGATAAAAATAAGACAATGTCAAACACACAGGCAGAGGACAAATCAACATCTCCTGCATCTCCCTCAGAGACCCAAGTGATGGAAAAAGAGGGCAGTGATAACataaagagagaagaaaaaagcatgcaaacaaattcaaaccaaaGTATAACAAATACACCAGGCTTTAGTGTTTCTCAAGCATTAGATGCCTTTACTTCGATAGATGATTCGACCCAGGTGGCAGTTAATAGTGTATTTCATGTTCTGGAGGATATGATTACTCAGCTAGAGGAgggaaaaaatgatgaaaataaaattaatgacaAATACAACCGTGAGTTGGAAGATCCTGAGGAGAAAAATGAGTATGCTGAGACACCACCTTCAGATGCTATTCCTTTAAATAACCAATCACACACGGAGGAGAAATCTAAAGAGGTGCATGTGAGTTTTGGTGATAGTAGTGCAGATACAAAGCACTCTGCAGAAAGGAATGAAGGAAATAAGCAAAACTTTGTCAATGGAAAACTTTCTGCCGAGGATTCTGCTCAGTACTTAAATACTGTTTCTCATAATGTTCCAATGTATGTTATAAAAGATTTACATGGAGACCCACTTCACAAAGTAAATTACCTAGTTTCTAAAGCCAGAAGGACCAATTCACTAGATTTAGATACCACAACGGCTTTGTTTCTTGACTACTTCCCAGAGGATGGTCAATGGAAGCTATTAGAGCAGACAGAAAATGATGTTGATTCTGATGAAGTGGTTGCATCTCACGAAGGTGGGCATTCACAACCAAAATCAAAGGATATAGATATTGAACCATATTATGTAATTTTAGATTCTGAGAAGCAGCGGGAGATGATAGAAAAATCTAATGGAAATGTTGAAATTGGTAATGAAAAATTAGAAGAGCCTTCTCACATTATCCGAAGTATTATATTGGACACTTTGAAAGTTGAAGTTGGTCGAAGGCTAAGTTCAGCTGACATGGAGGAAATGGAGCCTGAACTTGCCAGAGATCTAGAACACATTGCAAATGCTGTTTCTCGAGGTGTAGGGTTAGATGACAGGCTGACATCAGTTACAAAACTTGAGGACACGGATTCAGAGAAAGTTGGCAACCTTCATGGGGAGCATGTAGTAAAAGCTATATCCTCTGCAGTTCAGAATACCAGTTATTTGAGGAGAGTATTGCCTGTTGGGGTTATTGTTGGCTCTAGCTTGGCTGCACTAAGAAAATCCTTTGATGTATCTGCAGTTGAAAACAATGGCAAAAGCAATGAAATGATCCTTGATCAaataactaaaagtgaaaaGGGATCTGATGACGTACTTTCTCagaatactaatcagaaatatgAGCTGGAGAGTTCTGATCTCAAGACTGAGAGAAGAGTAGAATCCAGAAATTTGAACAAATCCAACACTGAGAGTAGAGATGATTCAGGAGATTCAAGCAAATCCATTATGGTTGGAGCTGTTACTGCAGCCTTAGGAGCATCTGCATTTCTTCTCCATCATCaggtaaaatttaattttaagggCACTAATCTCTATCATATTACTCTAGAATGACCTTAGAAGCATCTTGCCTGTTATTCACATCTATGGGGCTGTCACCTGCTTCAGAGTATCTGCAGCAATTGGTGCATACTTGCAATTCTTTGCAGACTATACTCTTGCAAAGCAATGGCATATTACCCATAAATTTTGCTTTGTATATCtgttgaaatattaaatatatctgccTTGGGCAGTCTGCCTTGGGCAGTCCACATCTTTGACTTCTTGGGCAGACTTCTTGAGCAGTGCAGTGTAGTGTCTACCTAGAGCAGTGTAGTTTTATTATGTctcttgtgtgtatatatattagtgtgtaTATCTGAAATAATAGAGTGTAGAGAGTAGAAACATCTTGTAATCTTTGTATAGATCAGAAATATAAATCAGAAACTTTTCTTTCAGTTCTGAACATCAGTTTTCTGCATTTTTTCTGGTCTGAAACATCAGTTTTCTACAATATCCAATTAGGAACACCCATTCAGCTACTGATGTTGTAGTACTAAGGAAAAACAATATCCTGGTCAAAGCCATGGTCTTTGAATTTCTAGAAGAGGAAAGGTTGCTAAGTTGTTTGGAGGATCGGGGATTGTTTTAAATATTCTCTCTTTTTCCCCCCAATAGCCGACCTAAAGGCATATTGTTTATGGACTGAATAAGTAATAGGTTATAGACTTCTAGTTAGTTAattaggcaataaaagactctTGCTCTGATTATTTTCCTAGTATGTATTTATTGTCCCTTCTCTATAAATGCTTAATATATAGTACCTATGTGCTTAAAGGAAAATGGGACTGGAAATTTGTCCAATCCCCACAATGGAAAAGAAGATGCAAGCACGGAGACTCACAAGCTTGAGGATGTGGATAAAACACAGGATAACATAGTTACAAGTCTTGCTGAGAAAGCAATGTCTATTGCTAGTCCTGTGGTACCCACAAAAGATGGTCATGTGGATCAAGAAAGGTTTTATATTCTCTAATAATTTGCTCTATACTTATCTTCTTTCACCCTAATCCTTTTTCTTAAGGagcattttattaattttgtttaatgcATAGGTTGGTGGCAATGCTGGCAGAGTTAGGACAAAGAGGTGGAATTTTAAGGTTTGTTGGAAAATTTGCATTGCTTTGGGGTGGATTGCGTGGTGCTATGAGTTTAACCGATAAGCTCATTTCATTTCTGCGCATTGCTGAACGCCCTTTGTTCCAGAGGTAAACTCCTTTCCTAACTGTTAAGTTTAGGTCTCATGTATCCCTGAAATTGGCAAGAATGTAGTCCCAATTTCACTGAAAGTTCTTTCTTTGACCTGGCTACAGGATTCTTGCATTTATCTGTATGGTGCTGGTTTTATGGTCACCTGTTGCTGTACCTTTGCTGCCAACACTTGTGCAGAGTTGGACCACACATCAACCATCCAAAGTTGCTGAGCTGGTTTGCATTGTTGGCCTCTATATCTCCGTTTTGCTACTAGTTACTTTATGGGGAAAAAGAATTCGTGGGTATGAAAATCCACTTGAACAATATGGGCTGGATTTGACTTCACTATCAAAGGTGCGGAATCTTGCTATTAAGCATTTCATATATTTCAGACTTTGTCAATGTGAATGAGTCTTACTAAGGAAACACTTATTTCAGTGGATCTCTAATTAGTCCTGGCAGGTTCAAGAAATTGGCACACAGGACTCTAGGAAACAATTTGACTTACCTTGCTTAGATGTCAACTGCCTTGCTTGCAGGTTCAGGATTTTATAAAGGGTTTGATTGGAGGAATCATTCTTGTTTTACTGATTTATTCAGTAAACTCCCTACTTGGCTGTGTCCATCTCCACTTTCCTATCACTTTCACTTCATCATCTTCAGCTGCTCTAGCATGGTTGAAACTGTTTAGTCAGATGGTTGTACTAGCTGTTCAAGGACTAGCAACCGCAACAGGGATTGCAATTGTTGAGGAATTGCTTTTCAGATCATGGTTGCCTGATGAAATTGCTCCTGACCTTGGATACAATCGAGGAATAATCATTTCAGGACTTGCGTTTTCTTTATTGCAAAGGTATATTTCTCTAATCATCTGACATAACTTCTCACGTGATGATCATCCTAGCACCTTATGTGTTGCATATATAAACATCTAGATGGATTTAACGTGCTGTTTTTTCAGTTCACATTCCAATCCTATTCTAAAGAAAATGTGAGTCTTAAAACAGAAAATTTTTGTTGGGTGTTTACCAAATTTGACTCCTCTGCTTATATAAATCTGTATTTGCTTCATTAAGAAAAtttattcaagaaaaatatattattaatttagcaGAGTAGAATTATAACATAGCATAAAAAAGCTCAACCTAAATGGATTATTTCAGGAACAGAATTTGACTGAAAGATTTTGTTAAGTCAATCATGACCTTGACCTTCCTCTTAATGATATTCCAGGTCACTATGGGCAGTGCCTGGCCTATGGATACTATCACTAGCTCTTTCTGGTGTTCGGAAAAGAAACCGGGGTAGCCTCTCCCTTCCTATCGGGCTACGTGCAGGGATATTGGCTTCTAGTTTTTTCTTGAAGACGGGAGGCTTTTTGAGGTTTGAGTCTAAGTTTCCACCATGGTTTACTGGACCATACTCTTCTCATCCTTTTAGTGGCGCAATTGGTCTTGCCTTTGCATTGTTGTTGGCAGCAGTTGTCTATCCAATCCAACTTCATAAGAAAAATTTGTGTAGGACCATCAGGGAATAAACATACCGATACTAATTCGCACCAAAGCATGTGTGCAAAGATGCAATGCACATTTGGATAGCGCCTCCCCTTTGTGCCAAATATGTCCTGCACAATAACTGCAGGATTCCAGCTCTTTTTTTCAGGAAGACTCAACCAACTCGATCTGTTGTTCGATCTCCTGCCACGAGTGCTGTTTCTTTGACCTCTGCTTCCTACGCCTTCGCCTTCAGTTTAGACAGAAGCAACATGCAAAGGAAAACAGGCAATTCAGTTATGTGAGGTTAGTGATTCCTGTAAACTGCCTCTGGAAATTCACTTCACCTTGATGTGGCCAAATTTTGTAGTTTCAAAGTGTATATAGATGGGGAAATTCTTTCCCGTTGATATAACTGTGCATATGAGCACTGATACGACCACGacagaaatataattaaattataatttattgacTAATTATAGATATAATTTGAACTAAACACTTTCTTGATATTAAGAGATTGAAAAGTATcagaattatttatatatgcacATATTATTGGACCTTACTTcagattatgtatatataattaatatattatgtacataatCTGAAAATTGAATGTATCTAATTTGTTAACTGAAAACCCATGTTAATTGTATGGATATAATTTCTAGTATAAAATGTGCATGGTggttcacgatataatttgtgtGCACATTATAACCCAAGTAAAAGGCACATTGTATAAGACTaataattttcaagaaaaaaaatatataatttgtgtgcACGTTATAACCCAAGTAAAAGGCACATTGTATAAGACTgataattttcaagaaaaaaaaaaagtaaactaaataataaaaatttcaattattataaataaaagtttgtttaaaaaataaataaaagttaataataattttatttttactacttatatagttttataattcatagtaattaacatttttactacttaaaatgatttttaaaaaaaatcacattttctTACTCATCGTGGATAATAATCGAAAATGGAAGATTGGATTTCCAGACTAGGAGCACAGGAAGAAAATATTTGGATTACATTAGAaggttgaaaatttttattacaaaattccGCAGAATTTCCAAATCCTCTCCCCTCTGAACTGTGATGCAGAATGTAAAGGCAACTAAAAAGCAAACAACAATCACTCGCTGCTATTGCTACTCAACAAATATGACAACTAGAGGGTGACCAACAAAAGACCAAAACAGAATCCTCTTCCAATTGTCACAATCTATGAAGGTTTTTATTCCGGCCAAACAGCCGCCGGGATTGTCATATAACTCGGTCACCCCAACGCCACGCCGCCTTCGTTTACTCGACGGCCAAAGGAACGGCTTCCGCCTGGAGAACAATGCAGGTTAGCTATTTGTGTATAGTACCAAAGAGCTAAAGGATGCGagaatgaagaagaactcaCCAACTTGCGGTACTTGAGTGCATAAAACATTTCAAGATAGCGACGGATCTCAAGGCGGTCTAGCTTGGAGACGTATTTCCAGAAGCCATAAACACCCGCCAGAGTCAACAACCTGTCCGAGTAGATTTGCCATGTGTACCTACACGAGGGCGATTATCAGTTTAGACTTCTAGTTAAAACAGAGTACATCTCTCATCGTCTATGTTGGTGTCGTGATATAGGTTCTTACTTCTCCTGGATACGTTTCAGGCCGCCTGCTGAGATGGTTTCCCAGTGAGAGGGATCCTTCTTGCACTTCTCGAAGAAGTCGACGAGGAGCTCAGCTGCCTGCTCGCCATGGTATGGATCAATGTGGAAGCCAGACTTTCCGTGAACGATGATCTCAGCTGGACCGCCATGGTTAGTGGCAAAAGTGGGCAGACCACAGGTCATGGCCTCGACCACAGTCAAGCCGAAGGCCTCATAGAAAGCGGGTTGCACGAATGCTCCCTTGGTGTCACAGATGTACCTGTAGAGCTCACCATTCCTCACACGGTTCATCTGGGACGAGATCCACCTGAACTGCCCATTCAAATTGTACGTCTTTATGAGTTCGTACATCTTCTTCATCTCAGCTTGCTCTTCAATATCCTTGGATTCCTTCCTCCTGTCACCCCCGACCACGACAAGATTCACCAGCTCCCTAAGCTTCGGGCTCTTGGCGTAGAATTCAACAAGTCCCGTTAAGTTCTTCACACGGTCCAACCTCGCCATGGTGAATAAGATGGGCTTGCTCCTATCTTTTAACACACATCTGTGAATGTTACAGTGCACCAATCAGTCCAAGCTTAGTTAAAACCGCAATGAAATTTCCTATTCCTAGTGGCCGTAAACGAATATGAACTTACAGATGCTCCTCATTCTCAACATCACTGTATAGCAAGTCCTCGATTTCGGGGTGAAGTGATGTTAGTCTCTTTTCTTTCTCCGAGTACGGGAAGTATAGGTTCATATCGGCCCCTGGTGACACGATGTTGAATTTGGGGTCGAACACATCAATGCCATGAACAACTCTGTACAGCCCGGGCATTGTGAAGGCCATATGGCTCTCATACTGTCCAACAGTGTCCTTGCTGAAAGTACGAAAGCAACAAGCATTAATCATATTGGAAGCATGAAAATAAGTGTTACGGGTTCAGCTATAGCTAACTAAGGAAGGCGGGAATACCTTCCAGCTATTTCTTGGAAGGTGCTGGTGATGATGAAATCGGTATGGTTCATAGCAATAAGATCAGCTGTGAACTGGGACGAGAAGTGATATTTCTCGTCAAACTTCTTCCAGTAAATGTCTGAATCCGGATACTTTGTCTTCTCCAACGCATGAGCAATGGTGCACTGTAACAGATAGAAACCACGACATAAACTTTAATCATTCCCGAGTATTAAACCCGACGAGAGAAGTTCAAAAGGAATAGCATACAGACCTGTGTTACGCCCAACTTGTGAGCCAGTAACGAGGCAGCAAGGTTACCCTCGCTGTAGTTTCCAATTATCAGATCTGGCTTGGCCTGCAGCTCAGCAGTAATTTCTGTCGCAACATCCTCGATGAAAGTCTCCATGTACGGCCAGACTTCAAAACGGGAGATCCATTTCCGGACCATGCCCTTATCAGTCCTGAAGGGAACACGCAAAATGTGCGAGTGCTCTGCTCCATAGACCTTCTCAAGCCGCTGACCACAAGTGGTTCCAACCGCATCTGGCAGCAGCCTGGTTATCTGAAAATAAAGCCGAGATAGAGTGTGAGATTGAGAAATGAAGACAGATTTCAGAAACCGTCAATTAGATCAGTATAGTACTAACAATTAGGATTCGTGGCTTGACATCAAGTCCTTGTTCTTTGATACGCTTAAGCATCTCACGCTCCAAGGCGGGGACTTGATCCAAAATATAAACCACCTGACAATTGTAGGAAAGCGAAAAGTGAGTAATTGTGGATTTGTGGCATTAACCTTGAACTAGATAAGGTCGAGAGTCGAAGAACAAATAACACACCTGACCACCAGTGTCGGGATAACCCAAAACATTTTCCTGGGCAAAGTAACCATGGGGAGAAAGAATAACAACATTGAAAACCATAGGAATTCTCCCGAGGAATTTCTCGAGAGTACACGAATCAGGAGCCTCAAGGAGGTCAAGCATCATGCAGATCATTTCCAGCACATGCTCAGCGGTGTCACCCCAACCCCGCTCTAATCCGATCTCTTGGAACTTGTGTTCGAAATCAGCATACGGGGTTTCGGGAAGGAGGGTCGTTAGATACTCCTCCGCCTTCCTCAGGACACTTTGGAGAGTGTTCAAGTTCTGAATTCTATCATTAAGCATCATCGTCTACAAAAGAAAACCATACACCAGATCAAGCTTCTCAATCACCTAAATATTACCAGGCAATTAAAGAAATCCGAGAGAAACAAAGAACTGAAAGATGTGTTCCATCTCATATAAAAATCTAATCTGATAATCTAAGATGATAGTGAGACTACACACTTgtattacatatatacacatattgtATATATTATGCTCAATACAAAGCACACGGATCATGGAAAATGAAGCTTTACCTTGCCCTTGTATTGGTGAACTCGTAGAAAATCAAGGAGCGGGGTTAAGCTCTCTTTGTCATGGAACATCTTAGCGGATAGGTGCCTGTTGAGGAACTCCACTCCATTTCCAATGGACTTGGTAAGGGTTGGCTTGGGAAAGGATGCAGTAAACGGCTCAAAATCCAATTCAAGAACGAAGTTACCGTTGGCACTGGATCAAAGACACGACACTACTCAGTACAAATAACAACGTATAAATCAAAGGAAGATGCAATTAACAGCTCTAGAACCAGAACTTACGGTCCATCGACCAGCTCTTCTTTGAACTGCAGATACTCGGGGACAGTGAGCTCCTCGACAGCTAAAGCATGGACATTCACTCTCACGTATTCCCAGACACCGGGCCTCAGACGGATAGCAAGCGCAACCCATGGTGGCAGAACTATTGCTTCCTAGTGATTGCAAATCAAAAATTAACACTTATAACACTTATACCCAAACGCAAATTGAAGTTGAAGCACGTGCTTCGTTTCAATTAAACTAAAAGCTAAAAGCTGATAAACGGATACTGATAGTGAGACTACACATTTAGATTCTATATACTATACGGTCAAACAGAGAACTATACATAGATTCTATCGAGAATTCTAGGAAGAACAGTAACTGCAAAGTTACCTGTGTGGATTTCAAGACTTGCTGAAAGGCGTGATCGTTGAGCTTCTCTTGGTCCTCTTTGCAGATTGCTTCAAACTCTGCGAGGAGCTGGTGTGGCTTGAGGATTCCTTTCCCATGGCTTTCGATTCTGAAATATCGAAAACAAGTGCAAACAAAGCATTAAGCCACCACTCACAACCTGATCCATACATTCCACTACTCCTTAAACACCTATACATCATTAACAGCTTATTCAAGACAACAGAATCTTACTTCGACATAAACAGCAGAATCTCATTGCGGTGGGCAGTCAGCGTGGCATCCAGGCGCTCCCGGAGGCTGTGAACACGAGTCAGAACACGTTCAGCCATGGCAGTCAATGATCAAACGCAGAGCCTCAGCTGCAAGACAAACAACAGTGTAATAAGTAAGAGGAATACATGCTTGGTTTATCCAAAAAAGACAACCTAAACAAGAGACTGAACTAGACAGATACCAACCAACCCCCTGAGCAATCTAGAATACTAGGATCACCAAAATTTCAAATCTAGCAACCTAATATAACACAGTGCTACATCTCTAACACAACTACCAAACATGATCACATTTATTAGATCTTATCACTCAACCTATAACTACAGGCTAAAAGAAAAACCATGCGTGACAACCAAGAATCCTCACATCATAAAATAGTAACAACTGCCCCTGCCTAAACCACAAATTTAAAGTCTAAAAGCAACTAACTATGATTAGCCCTCTCTTTTAAACTTcttagcattttttttagtacactcTGCTCATAGCTAtgttctcaacctattgaagcacaaagaatcagtATCGCCTCCAccaaggctcgaacccacaacctctcatattagcataattactaataatgatCATTATCTTTTGAGTGACGAAATGAACATGCAGTCACTGCTCAAAGGTGTGCACGGAGTAAAACCATCCCTACCCTACCCTAGCGGACAAAGGACCACCAGGAGGGAAACCAATCTATAGGTAAGTGTGACCCGCTCAAACCAAGAGGCCAATAGGCCTCTTTTACTAAAGTCGTGTAATTACCAAGTCTAACAGCCTAAGGATCAAAATTATTGCAAAGTACTATTCTAATACACAGTTCATAAGAATCCAAGAACAGTTAGCTATGAACAAAAAAGAACCCCACCGCAAAATCAGGGCTTAGCGTGAAGAACGTGAATTAGTCCACATCAATTCCTCACAAAAGACAAGAGCTTTACGAGGTGTTTGGTTTAAAAGGAAAAGCATTTCAACGGATGACAGACAACGTTAGTGCAcaggaaaattaaaaataaataaataaataaacagagCACCAATATCTCTATCCAGAAAAAGAACAAGACTTTATGTAGCTCACTGGACAACGGAAGAGCAACTAAGAGAGGCTACAAAAAGGTCAAAACAAAAGcgtgagaatatatatatatataaagatccATGTCGAATAACCCAGATTTCCCACTAGAAATTGCGTAAACCTTAAAAATGGAATTTGAAACGTGTAGTATTTTACATGGCACACACATGCAAGCAAGCAAGCTAGCAATCATATGTAAGAATTTCACTATGGATTCCCCGTCAAATCTAGCCGACAGTCACCAAAACGTTAATCAAAATCCGATTTTGAGTAGCTTAGAGGGTGATCATAGCCATATTACAGATAATTTCTAGCAGCAAAATTTTAACAGCAGTAAAATTAAAAGATGCAAGTTTCAGGAGATGGACAAGAGAAGTCAAAATCTCCATGATCACAGACACAACGAGCAGCAGAGCTGCTAAAAGAGTGAAGAAATCAGGCAATGGGTTGTGTAATTTCTTTACCTCAGAGTGAGAGGAAGAAAGGAGCAATGGcggaacaaaaaggaagaaagagGCAATGCAAAGAAAAgggagaaagaaaagaagaaacgGAAATAACGGAGGGGGGAGATATGAGAAAATGAAAGAGTTTTGCTTCTTTGATGGTAGAACTAAGAGGCCGGAGAGGCCTTTTTATACAAACAAAACCAGTATTAATGTAATCAATTTTTGGATTCCTCTTTATCTTTTCACAAAGTTCAGACAAGTCGGGAAAAAACAAAGTTGTGCCTTCCGTTCCGTTACGTTTAACTCTGTTAATCACTATTTCGGTATATTACCATTTTCTCCTCCCACTTATCCCTTAGGTGCAAAAGACGAAATTTCTCACTCCCAAGACATCACATTCTGGTCCAACTGAAATTATGGAAGCGTTAAACCGCAGTGATTGACCAGTGTCTGATGTCAAAAAAGAACCACTCCCACAATAAGATAAAACTTCTACACCACAGTTGTTAGGACTCGATTGTCGTTATATGCAATCTCTCACTAATACTTATATAGGGGGAAAAATGACACATTTAATCTCTTAATTATAGTTAATGACCGTATGGTTTAGTGGTACGAAATGACTCTCCAATATAGAGAGTCGTTGCTTCAAGCATCGGAGAAAAtagtattaactctttgtgtttcagtatgTTGGATAATTCTTAATTAAGTGAGTCAAATTATAATGTTATAGGTTTtacaaaatggtaaatgataCCCATGAACATAAT
It includes:
- the LOC116006079 gene encoding uncharacterized protein LOC116006079 isoform X1 encodes the protein MSFTLPSSQLALIPFRRCRNRKFEDRRGWRRRRFTVRSNLFASPSPFESLFQNLIAHFPSVNSLDLIAPALGFASGAALYLSRGDSGIRGALREGSVSEIGEWVLFTSPTPFNRFVMLRCPSIAVPGSELLENVSESLVKEERHLVRINSGRIQVRKSEENFDEKLVYQRLCVSMEDGGVVSLDWPANLDLEEERGLDTTFLIVPGTVEGSMDEDIRGFVCDCLRRGCFPVVMNPRGCAGSPLTTARLFTAADSDDISTAIKFINKRRPWSSLMGIGWGYGANMLTKYLAEAGEETPLVAATCIDNPFDLEEATRRASPYFDQKLTSGLVDILQSNKELFQGRAKGFNVDKALVSTSIRDFEREISMVSYGFNAIEDFYAKSSTRDVVGRVKIPLLFIQNNDRSVPLYSVPQSSIAQNPFTSLLLCSRLPFTETMTSRSTISWCQNLTIEWLTAVELGLLKGRHPLLQDVDVTINPSSVTALLMRPSDGNAGVKKLLNLPNLDSLDVHGLGPSKETFEKSNTAASQRLLHEHKGTFVHGDCSDAKSGEEEVVNHNDGDRGQVLQAAQVVMNMLDVTMPDTLKEEQKKKVLTAVGQGETLINALQGAVPEDVRGKLTTAVSEIVHNQGSNLKLDGLLALGSIPYVTSRSKSAVQEKVRGGSSAEVENESLHSSDGVKAGNLQNSSNKGVSSADNRLEELESEWQASENLQKSDDTGQSQPMNSSSSMEKEEMTDLVDNNENADHSGGKTVLDSGTKENESKAGAEPESSNFSEGASAIENMDSEKYKMQLDGGKNQMDLKEESYNHSKEENVADSSGDKNKTMSNTQAEDKSTSPASPSETQVMEKEGSDNIKREEKSMQTNSNQSITNTPGFSVSQALDAFTSIDDSTQVAVNSVFHVLEDMITQLEEGKNDENKINDKYNRELEDPEEKNEYAETPPSDAIPLNNQSHTEEKSKEVHVSFGDSSADTKHSAERNEGNKQNFVNGKLSAEDSAQYLNTVSHNVPMYVIKDLHGDPLHKVNYLVSKARRTNSLDLDTTTALFLDYFPEDGQWKLLEQTENDVDSDEVVASHEGGHSQPKSKDIDIEPYYVILDSEKQREMIEKSNGNVEIGNEKLEEPSHIIRSIILDTLKVEVGRRLSSADMEEMEPELARDLEHIANAVSRGVGLDDRLTSVTKLEDTDSEKVGNLHGEHVVKAISSAVQNTSYLRRVLPVGVIVGSSLAALRKSFDVSAVENNGKSNEMILDQITKSEKGSDDVLSQNTNQKYELESSDLKTERRVESRNLNKSNTESRDDSGDSSKSIMVGAVTAALGASAFLLHHQENGTGNLSNPHNGKEDASTETHKLEDVDKTQDNIVTSLAEKAMSIASPVVPTKDGHVDQERLVAMLAELGQRGGILRFVGKFALLWGGLRGAMSLTDKLISFLRIAERPLFQRILAFICMVLVLWSPVAVPLLPTLVQSWTTHQPSKVAELVCIVGLYISVLLLVTLWGKRIRGYENPLEQYGLDLTSLSKVQDFIKGLIGGIILVLLIYSVNSLLGCVHLHFPITFTSSSSAALAWLKLFSQMVVLAVQGLATATGIAIVEELLFRSWLPDEIAPDLGYNRGIIISGLAFSLLQRSLWAVPGLWILSLALSGVRKRNRGSLSLPIGLRAGILASSFFLKTGGFLRFESKFPPWFTGPYSSHPFSGAIGLAFALLLAAVVYPIQLHKKNLCRTIRE